A stretch of DNA from Orcinus orca chromosome 3, mOrcOrc1.1, whole genome shotgun sequence:
ctctaggtccattgtgtattgtttggtgttgaacagaggactagatgttctctgcttccagactttgccacgaagtttcttcaggtattctaggtcagttcccagtttcacagctatgtcttcatattcttgtctatttttagcaataagctcaagacagcctaaacaagtgagctgggaagctgcaactcgggaagcaagagtctctcctggcatagtcaccacgggtgtccctgaccaaaggacatccatccctgtggtgtgtccattacagagtggagtgtccaagcagacatcagccagctggcctctccgaacatgttcctctttaggagcaacaggtgaaaaaatgatacggttctggggaaggcccatattttgtgcatactgttgaatattaggttctcctactgctggaaaacgcaacagccacagtacactattgggaacacgcttcagaatatttgcccacatctgcaaagtagatgggtcaattttatataactgattaaagttacagtacacaatggcatcttccggtaacccgtactgagaacgtgtggttacaataatggtacggggaacctcctctccagtggcagccttaatgttgatctgggtagttgccagtccattgctaagactgaatccattaattgttatctgaatttgtcctctgttaatcatttcaataactgcctcTGCAATAGTATTCATAGGAATGACAGGCATATTAAGAGCTGTATTACTGCTGTTTGCactgtctcctccatcaggacatttcatcttgacaatctgcacatctgggagactatcaagaaatgctttgaggtcgatgccattcagcacaatccgattgtcataaatgtgcccattggacttaaaatcgatgactgctttcttcttcaagtgagggaacatattagcatgatcaccaataaagaaagtatggggcatataagccagtttctcagaatactgctcagcaacttcagcaggtgaagtttcctgatcagtgatgatataatccatgaaaagcacgccactgctcccagggtagcccagccacattgcctgaataggagctggcctgagagcaaagagttcatttcgagcacccctggtataaccattcatatttacaaggatgtgtataccatcttgatggatgcgatcagctgctttcccattgcatggaatctgagaaagatcaatgaaatgatgggcttctgccatcaccttcgctcggaagtttgtgccatcatctgggctcagggcataacagaatacctcaaatttatcaggattgtgcatgcctggaatagactgcataagatgagaagtaggatgattcccaaagtcagaactcacatatcctacacgcagtcgaccatcactgagcttcaagtcttttggatgttcgtacggtggtttgtgaaggacactgatctcatccaagcagaggttcccatggctctcagcaatagccttcctgaagccatgagaaagaggatagagcatactatgatgaggctgcacagaaggcaacctattcttctccagctggtcagccacaatgctgaccaacttcttcattcgctcatcatagtctgtccaatcacagacaatctgcaggcaatgagccaaatcacaataagtgtcaggaaaatcaggttcaagcttcagagcagtgcggtaagaagcaattgcttctggaatattccctgaatacttgtgaatggaagccagattgctgtgggcatccgcaagtgcagggttaatctgaatggcacgagtataacactgcaaggctccctgaacatcctgcatctcctttagagtgtttcccatgttacagtaggcatcagcaaaggtaggactgattcgaacagcctccttataatgcatcagagcttcctgcagttttccctgctgctgcaatacacttgctaaatttgaatgggcaacagcaaactctgggaagacttctaatgctttacaatacaagcgaactgcctcttcaaagtttccctggtctcctttgatattggctaggttattcagagagtctgcatgggtgggacacagccgcagagctgtattataacaatcttctgcttcggcaacactgcccttctcttccagagcgttggctaggttgcagtaagcatcagagaaatgtggttgcaattcaatagctcgcctgtaggtgtctattgccagatctatcaggccttgctcatagtatacacaagccaggttggcatgtaccactgcatgatttgggctcaagcttagggcacaaaggtaagctgccacagctctgtcaaaaatccgtgcctcttgcaagacatttcctaaattgatataagcatccagaaaattggggtcaagggtgacagccttttcaaagtgatgaattgcaagccaaatctccccttgtgcattgaaaacacagccaagattactccaagctactgcaaagttcggttgcgtctccattgctttcaaataacatgccttggctccttccaagcgacccagggctttgagcaggttccccaggtcactgcgaacacagtacaaatcaggattgcactgaagagcagagacgtaagcttgtactgccccttccatgtcgcctgctgctaccaaagcggctgccaggttaatataaccatcgatgaaatctggcttgagatgcaatgcatgccggtaatgctcaattgcttcctgcaactgccctctttccttgtacacattcccCGAATTCGAATAGGCGtctgccagaagagggttctgtttaattgccagagtactaaagtgggcagatctgtccagccttcgacactggaagtgtagagatgaaagtaataGAAGTACTCCAAtattgtctggctcttgtctccacagctgcatgcagtgtctctcagctgcctcaaaatctcCTGCCTGATATTCTCGATGTGCCAACTCAgctaacccttggaaggaaagcatacgtttCGTTGGTTCTGTGCTGTCGGCCACGTTGCCCACAGAAGACGCCATCTGGAGGGTCTgcagagagtgagaaaagggggtaattgaGTCCCGCTGCCGCCACTACTGGCAAGAATATTTCTAGAGGTAGCAAATACGAGGGCAGCAGCCATACCACTGCTTTGGCAGGCTTAAGCGGCGGCGACAGTTACAGGCACCGAAACTTAGGAACTCTGGTTGGTCGTCTAACTCTCACGCTCTTGAAATCTTCattcttaaccctgccctcttccaccatttttctcctaatcagggaataaaaattacctatacacttgccttagaagaaatcaaaagtcagtagtccaaacacttttcaaaattttgttttctgcccagttggaaaggaaatacatgattgactttacttcatcattcatatagtcaatgtggaaaacattagggccgtgaatttcaatacagtaagatcagaaaattttaaattgaccttcccaaaccactaataagtaatcgatgttgtatataatgctaaaatcttagagactgagtttgatattttaaaagttctgaaaggattagctaatttctcttctcatgcctcaaaccagagtattacttttttaaaaataaatttatttatttttatttatttatttttattttggctgcattgggtcttcaatgctgcgtgtagactttctccagttgcggcgagcgggggctactgtttgttgcggtgccttggcttctcatcacagaagcttctattgttgttccacaactctatgggttcctttttaggtcctatgaagaaccctagaaattaATTCATGGAATTATaggtttttgcaaaattgtcaaaagtgagatattttcacttccatcaggtaagaccagcgtctctttctttgccaattttccttctatcatattctgctatgttggatcatattggaatggccacaggcttttttgaaatctggctaaggagattttcttttgttctgtggtacgcggacctctcactgttgtgacctctcccgttgtggagcacaggctctggacgcacaggctcagcggccatgcctcacgggcctagtcgctccgcggcatgtgggatcttcctggaccggggcacgaacccatgccccctgcatcggcaggtggactctcaaccactgcgccaccagggaagccctaaggagatgttttaagtgaGGCTATTATGTGATATTCAGACATCAccatatgtaattgactatatactatcccattacaggaataacttccagtactcatactgactactctactgacttaactagcacaagacacagaagcataaggacaaaaaccaccttacaatatagccatgtcttgcacttcacagctctcaaagcatgtgcgtttgaagaagaaaaaaagaactgaaaagtacaaaaccagaagctactctgtggaaaattatttcaatcatcaggcatgtgaaagataagtcaaagattcagttctcatcaatgcttagtcaaaacggaaattttcttctgtcaagaatatactccaggggcttccctgatggcgccgtcgttaagaagccacctgccaatgcaggggacaagggttcgagccctggtctggggagatcccacatgccacggagcaactaaaccggtgtgccacaactacggaacctgcgctctagagcccgtgagccacgactactgagcctgcgagccacaactactgaagcctccgtgcctagcgcccgtgctctgcaacaagagaagccaccgcaatgagaagcctgtgcaccgcaacgaagagtagcccccactccgtgcaagtagagaaagcctgcctgcgcacagcaacgaagacccaacacagccaaaaataaataaataaataaataaataaataaataaataaataaataaatgaatatattccatgaacaatgtgtgtaatggaatggtgtgaatgagtattttatcagaatccctgtaatgcacaaacctatagcagtactgaaatcagtaatgcatttataatagtaaatatttatgaggaaGTAATCCTTAGAGGTTTTCTCaaaagttaacaatgaaaattaatgtgacattatcagtaataaattgtgaagctgaaataaacttttctaaactattaataactagaagcaaattctaatcaaacatgttacaagaaatctatgtctaaaaactacaaagtttatttcttaaaatttgatttcgaaaatacataaactgtcgtatgaggaggcagttaaagaatatatagctaaaagagtgggggaaaagttttatagagacacatctggcagtagttcatttctaaatgtcatttttctagattttgtgacacctatagtattgatatttgaaagcatttaaaaaattgtaatttgaagatttgctacttccaggtagaataaaatattttgaagcaaaacaacgtttccactgagaaaaacaacaaaaagccaaataaaatagccagcattcaatcaaaaacttctagacaaaccaagagatagaatcatatggctaaaattctaagaaaagaacagataatacaaaaatatttatataagatattgtgtatctttatcaggaaaagtctttatcaagaaaagactttaaaatcatcagaattaatattatattttatttatttgtatatttatatatagatatttatatatttatataaagaacttaaagataaagccctagttaaggcagtgacaatagcagtagcagtgggagtgaaaagaaatggttatattcaagcatattttgtcaggaaaagtccaagatcaaatgtctgactgcatacatgggatggatagacggagttggaaaaatcaaagttaactatagaggttctagtgaagatggggttgccgtcacccaacccaaggggctgcgatcatccccaaggcctaggagactcaaagggaaggtcatggtcagaggcaaagttaattggtgggaaaataagactcccagtctctccatctccttataccagtttttttttttaacatctttattggagtataattgctttacaatggtgtgttagtttctgctttataacaaagtaagtcagttatacatatgtccccatatctcctccctcttgcatctccctccctcccactctccctatcccacccctctaggtggtcacaaagcaccgagcgcatctccctgtgctatgcggaagcttcccactagctatctattccttataccagttttgttttt
This window harbors:
- the LOC125963848 gene encoding UDP-N-acetylglucosamine--peptide N-acetylglucosaminyltransferase 110 kDa subunit-like, giving the protein MASSVGNVADSTEPTKRMLSFQGLAELAHREYQAGDFEAAERHCMQLWRQEPDNIGVLLLLSSLHFQCRRLDRSAHFSTLAIKQNPLLADAYSNSGNVYKERGQLQEAIEHYRHALHLKPDFIDGYINLAAALVAAGDMEGAVQAYVSALQCNPDLYCVRSDLGNLLKALGRLEGAKACYLKAMETQPNFAVAWSNLGCVFNAQGEIWLAIHHFEKAVTLDPNFLDAYINLGNVLQEARIFDRAVAAYLCALSLSPNHAVVHANLACVYYEQGLIDLAIDTYRRAIELQPHFSDAYCNLANALEEKGSVAEAEDCYNTALRLCPTHADSLNNLANIKGDQGNFEEAVRLYCKALEVFPEFAVAHSNLASVLQQQGKLQEALMHYKEAVRISPTFADAYCNMGNTLKEMQDVQGALQCYTRAIQINPALADAHSNLASIHKYSGNIPEAIASYRTALKLEPDFPDTYCDLAHCLQIVCDWTDYDERMKKLVSIVADQLEKNRLPSVQPHHSMLYPLSHGFRKAIAESHGNLCLDEISVLHKPPYEHPKDLKLSDGRLRVGYVSSDFGNHPTSHLMQSIPGMHNPDKFEVFCYALSPDDGTNFRAKVMAEAHHFIDLSQIPCNGKAADRIHQDGIHILVNMNGYTRGARNELFALRPAPIQAMWLGYPGSSGVLFMDYIITDQETSPAEVAEQYSEKLAYMPHTFFIGDHANMFPHLKKKAVIDFKSNGHIYDNRIVLNGIDLKAFLDSLPDVQIVKMKCPDGGDSANSSNTALNMPVIPMNTIAEAVIEMINRGQIQITINGFSLSNGLATTQINIKAATGEEVPRTIIVTTRSQYGLPEDAIVYCNFNQLYKIDPSTLQMWANILKRVPNSVLWLLRFPAVGEPNIQQYAQNMGLPQNRIIFSPVAPKEEHVRRGQLADVCLDTPLCNGHTTGMDVLWSGTPVVTMPGETLASRVAASQLTCLGCLELIAKNRQEYEDIAVKLGTDLEYLKKLRGKVWKQRTSSPLFNTKQYTMDLERLYLQMWEHYAAGNKPDHMIKPVEVTESA